A genomic window from Candidatus Kouleothrix ribensis includes:
- a CDS encoding peptide ABC transporter substrate-binding protein, producing the protein MRLVRISRKRSLASALLLALIVPIIAACGGTAPTTTQEPTAAAAAPTAAPEPTAAAPTAAPEPTAAAEPTAAPAPASEPIGGVTTTNNLMVASVKACDAEYAGQKYGGLIKEIAAVDKLTVRFTMCAPDPAFPSKVAFSSFAIEPSEYIEKTGGTGDLLEKPIGTGPYMLDTWAKGDSLTFKRNDSYWGTKASAATLIFRWSTEAAQRLLELQSGTVDGIDNVAPDDFEKVKGDATLQLIERPALNVMYVGMNNTAKPFDNEKVRQAIAMGIDRSRIVKNFYPAGSEVAGFFTPCAIPNGCVGEEWYKFDAAAAKKLLAEAGFPDGFETELAYRDVVRGYLPQPNQVAEDIQAQLKQNLNITVKINKMESTAFLDAASAGNLKGLFMLGWGADYPDQTNFLDYHFGAGANDSFGAKFDDIVKLLKDAASQATDDKRKPLYEQANNLIKKDVPMVPVAHGGSAVAFKADVKDAHTSPLGNEIFAQMNPGGRDTFVWMQNAEPGSVYCGDETDGESLRACNMVLEGLLAYEKGGTKAVPALATACEANADLTVWTCKLRENVKFHDGSDFDANDVVMTYYVQWDAASPLHKGRTGSFDYFSALWGGFMNAQPAK; encoded by the coding sequence ATGCGACTCGTACGCATCTCTCGTAAGCGAAGCCTTGCATCAGCGCTGCTGCTGGCGCTGATTGTTCCGATCATTGCGGCCTGCGGCGGCACTGCCCCCACGACGACCCAGGAGCCGACTGCAGCTGCGGCTGCGCCGACCGCCGCGCCCGAGCCGACTGCGGCTGCGCCGACGGCCGCGCCTGAGCCGACTGCTGCGGCCGAGCCGACGGCGGCACCGGCACCCGCCAGCGAGCCGATCGGCGGCGTTACCACCACGAACAACCTGATGGTCGCCAGCGTGAAAGCCTGCGACGCCGAATACGCTGGTCAGAAGTATGGCGGCCTGATCAAAGAGATCGCCGCAGTCGATAAGCTGACCGTGCGCTTCACCATGTGCGCGCCCGACCCGGCCTTCCCCTCGAAGGTCGCGTTCTCGTCGTTCGCGATCGAGCCGAGTGAGTACATCGAGAAGACCGGCGGCACCGGCGATCTGCTCGAGAAGCCGATCGGCACCGGCCCGTATATGCTCGACACCTGGGCCAAGGGCGATAGCCTCACCTTCAAGCGCAACGATAGCTACTGGGGCACCAAGGCCAGTGCGGCCACGCTGATCTTCCGCTGGAGCACCGAGGCCGCCCAGCGGCTGCTCGAGCTGCAGTCGGGCACCGTCGATGGCATCGACAATGTCGCGCCCGACGACTTCGAGAAGGTCAAGGGCGACGCGACACTGCAGCTGATCGAGCGGCCGGCGCTGAACGTGATGTATGTCGGTATGAACAATACCGCCAAGCCGTTCGACAATGAGAAGGTGCGCCAGGCGATCGCCATGGGCATCGACCGCAGCCGGATCGTGAAGAACTTCTACCCGGCTGGTTCCGAGGTCGCAGGCTTCTTCACCCCCTGCGCCATCCCCAACGGCTGCGTTGGCGAAGAATGGTACAAGTTCGACGCCGCCGCCGCCAAGAAGCTCCTGGCCGAGGCCGGCTTCCCCGACGGCTTCGAGACAGAGCTGGCCTATCGCGATGTGGTGCGTGGCTACCTGCCCCAGCCGAACCAGGTGGCCGAGGATATTCAGGCTCAGCTGAAGCAGAACCTGAATATCACCGTCAAGATCAACAAGATGGAGTCGACGGCGTTCCTCGATGCCGCGAGCGCGGGCAACCTCAAGGGCCTGTTCATGCTCGGCTGGGGCGCCGACTACCCGGATCAGACCAACTTCCTCGATTATCACTTCGGCGCGGGCGCGAACGATTCGTTCGGCGCGAAGTTCGACGATATCGTCAAGCTGCTCAAGGATGCCGCGTCGCAGGCAACCGACGACAAGCGCAAGCCGCTGTACGAACAGGCCAACAACCTGATCAAGAAGGACGTGCCGATGGTGCCGGTGGCCCATGGCGGCTCGGCGGTGGCGTTCAAGGCCGACGTGAAGGACGCGCACACCAGCCCGCTCGGCAACGAGATCTTCGCACAGATGAACCCCGGCGGGCGCGACACGTTTGTGTGGATGCAGAACGCCGAGCCTGGTAGCGTGTACTGCGGCGACGAAACCGACGGCGAGTCGCTGCGCGCATGCAACATGGTGCTCGAAGGCCTGCTGGCCTACGAGAAGGGTGGCACCAAGGCCGTTCCCGCGCTGGCTACCGCCTGCGAGGCCAACGCCGACCTGACCGTGTGGACCTGCAAGCTACGCGAGAACGTTAAGTTCCACGATGGCTCCGACTTCGACGCTAACGATGTGGTGATGACCTACTACGTGCAGTGGGACGCAGCCAGCCCGCTGCATAAGGGCCGTACCGGCAGCTTCGACTACTTCTCGGCGCTGTGGGGCGGCTTCATGAACGCGCAGCCGGCCAAGTAG
- a CDS encoding UbiA family prenyltransferase, whose translation MHQLQQLRWYARLVRLAPCLVIFALALEGYCLAIRRLEWPSGAALAAAGAAACALAFANALNDLVDIAIDRVNYPARPLVSGPIHARAAGRLVALLAVASLACALAASARMFWLTLLALLGAAVYSLWASRVALLGNLIVALLYSCAIIAGYCVAPGGTLPAIPFAGSFMFMLGREFVGTISDAAGDRLGGRVSVCMLWGQRRVLGAGLVLALLASATLLSAGWFGSLAYARLYCASMVCSSVLPLLYAVAALWRDARIENIRAVGLRLRIIFVLNLGSFLLLIPARA comes from the coding sequence TTGCACCAATTGCAGCAGCTGCGCTGGTATGCCAGGCTGGTGCGGCTCGCGCCATGCCTGGTGATCTTTGCGCTTGCGCTCGAGGGCTACTGCCTGGCCATCCGGCGGCTCGAGTGGCCCAGCGGCGCGGCGCTGGCGGCGGCCGGCGCAGCAGCATGTGCGCTGGCGTTCGCGAATGCGCTGAACGACCTGGTCGACATCGCGATCGATCGGGTCAATTACCCGGCACGGCCGCTGGTGAGCGGGCCGATCCACGCCCGCGCCGCCGGGCGGCTGGTCGCGCTGCTGGCCGTGGCCAGCCTGGCGTGCGCCCTGGCGGCGAGCGCGCGTATGTTCTGGCTGACTCTGCTGGCCCTGCTGGGTGCGGCCGTCTATAGCCTGTGGGCCAGCCGGGTTGCGCTGCTCGGCAATCTGATAGTGGCTCTGCTGTATTCGTGCGCGATCATTGCCGGCTACTGCGTGGCACCCGGCGGCACGCTGCCGGCGATCCCGTTCGCAGGATCGTTCATGTTTATGCTCGGCCGCGAGTTTGTCGGCACGATCAGCGACGCCGCCGGCGACCGGCTGGGCGGGCGGGTCAGCGTGTGCATGCTGTGGGGCCAGCGGCGTGTGCTTGGCGCCGGGCTGGTGCTGGCGCTGCTGGCCAGCGCCACGCTGCTCTCGGCCGGCTGGTTTGGCAGCCTGGCCTACGCGCGGCTCTACTGCGCCAGCATGGTCTGCTCGTCGGTGCTGCCGCTGCTCTACGCGGTCGCCGCGCTCTGGCGCGACGCGCGGATCGAGAATATTCGCGCCGTCGGGCTGCGGCTGCGGATCATCTTTGTGCTCAATCTTGGCTCGTTTCTGCTGCTGATCCCGGCCAGAGCATAG
- a CDS encoding UbiA prenyltransferase family protein, with translation MRQPSRSSRFAHALAAAGRYLAAYQRFVRLPAFGFTALVPLLGAATVRSSLPAWLIGGLLGVALAFHQFGYVLNDVIDLPVDRLHADRAGYPLVRQAITPRHALWFALAQIPLACVLTAWLRGDVWSYTWLAGGFAGGACYDIWGKRMRFPPVTDLIQGLAWACMIMYGARIAGMRAVPPTWLLASYIALYITQLNGVHGSLRDLRSDLAAGMRTTAIVLGARPHGPRGYHTSQRLAIYALGLQAALSVLIFWLLSGQLSYAPATAQALAALVVLLQLAGYFLTALTLWPPRRAPLKAIVLAYVLATLLGLIGLFAPALDTVGRTALLLAFAGPLLVSDAAGAVLGRVWRRT, from the coding sequence GTGAGGCAACCCAGCCGTAGTAGTCGTTTCGCGCACGCGCTCGCGGCAGCCGGCCGGTACCTGGCGGCCTACCAGCGCTTTGTGCGCCTGCCGGCATTCGGCTTCACCGCGCTGGTGCCGCTGCTGGGCGCAGCAACTGTGCGCTCAAGCCTGCCGGCCTGGCTGATCGGCGGGCTGCTGGGCGTGGCGCTGGCGTTTCACCAGTTTGGCTATGTTCTGAACGACGTGATCGACTTGCCGGTCGACCGGCTACATGCCGACCGGGCCGGCTACCCGCTGGTGCGGCAGGCGATCACGCCACGCCACGCGCTGTGGTTCGCGCTCGCGCAGATCCCACTGGCATGTGTGCTTACGGCCTGGCTGCGCGGCGACGTGTGGAGCTATACCTGGCTGGCGGGCGGGTTTGCCGGCGGTGCCTGCTACGACATCTGGGGCAAGCGCATGCGCTTCCCGCCGGTCACCGATCTGATTCAGGGGCTGGCGTGGGCGTGCATGATCATGTACGGCGCGCGAATTGCCGGCATGCGCGCGGTGCCGCCGACCTGGCTGCTGGCCAGCTACATTGCCCTGTACATCACGCAGCTGAACGGTGTGCATGGCAGCTTGCGCGATCTGCGCAGCGACCTGGCCGCTGGCATGCGCACCACTGCAATCGTGCTAGGCGCCCGCCCGCACGGCCCGCGCGGCTACCATACCTCACAGCGCCTGGCGATCTATGCGCTCGGGCTTCAGGCCGCGCTGAGCGTGCTGATCTTCTGGCTGCTGAGCGGGCAGCTCAGCTACGCGCCTGCTACCGCGCAGGCGCTGGCCGCGCTGGTGGTGCTGCTACAGCTGGCCGGGTACTTCCTCACAGCGCTGACACTGTGGCCGCCCCGGCGAGCGCCGCTCAAGGCGATTGTGCTGGCGTATGTGCTGGCTACGCTGCTTGGCCTGATCGGGCTGTTCGCGCCCGCGCTCGACACCGTAGGCCGCACCGCTCTGCTACTGGCCTTCGCCGGCCCGCTGCTTGTGTCCGACGCGGCAGGTGCCGTGCTTGGCCGGGTTTGGCGGCGCACCTGA
- a CDS encoding AAA family ATPase, giving the protein MDMLSTFIPIDRRLVLHRGASLPDRTTGAVLFADISGFTPLTAALTQELGPERGAEELSRQLNRIYSALIAEVEQYGGSVISFSGDAITCWFDAAMSGAATQHATACGLNLQRIIKQFGASTASRAGALGIKVIVMAGPARRFLVGHPRIQTIDVLAGSLLDRMAAAEQLAHTGEVLVGAEVVAQLGAQARVQAWRTSGSGTALAVIGAMAQPQPAQPWPHVPELGAEIARDWLLPPIYQRLRRGEESFLAELRSALAIFLKFEGIDYDRDDAAGGKLDMYIRWVQTTLARFEGYLLQLTVGDKGSYLYMAFGAPLAHEDDPQRAIAAALALQAPPPELGEISGIQIGMSQGLMHAGTYGAPTRQTYGVLGEQVNMAARLMSQAQPGQILVTRQVAAAAATAYEFADLGSTQLKGQAAPVAIFAVATRRSQHSHDRRPWRTPGPLVGRTAEQARLAEQLRALLDGQSGCVLIEGQAGIGKSRLVADLIAQACNLGIPNALGTADAIEQATPYYAWRPIIRQLFGLEDALDTDAMREHVLARLAGRPQLAERAPLLNAVLPLSLPETSLTLQLAGEVRNHNLHELLIDVLINAPRATATQLIVIEDAHWLDSASWSLLWDVLRAVPALLLVIVARPLEQGAAPAVHEPGLAEAYRRLLALAGLLRLSLSALTAADTLQLVCQRLGASRLASAVAEFILQRAEGHPFFSEELAYALRDAGLIRVRDGQCEVAADTVDLATIEFPHTIQGVITSRIDRLSHGQQLALKVASVIGRIFGVRLLSAIHPIEHDRAHVQAYVASLEQLDITTFEAPEPDLAYMFKHVITQEVAYHLLVFAQRRQLHQAIAEWYERHYADDLSPYYPLLAHHWTKAEVYERAIDYLEQAGEQAYTAYANVEAIYFFREALTLDARLRPHEQRQRPSNRRGVSAMQLRRARWQRQIGIAQVNLGNLAGAEPHLRAALAWLGDQPPASAAGWQIKLLGQLARQCQHRLLAPLASPSTEVLIESAQVYAALGAAAAVTNEQLKAICALLTGLNRAERSGASPQLALAAADMGNVAGFLGAHRLAQAYVRLATGTIDQINDLRASAIVYSRISIYLANVGEWARAEHALEQALAIAERLENRHQWRESAAILSNIHFHRGEFAACLQRCATICATPTDTDDTLLQAWGLSGQAKAHLRQGDFALAARFAGQTLALMAERQLSDPGTQIVAYAVLGLAQIYQGQLAPGQQAAGSALALLQQHPHTITGGMLASALVAEALLLLLERSRPADRAMWQARARQAGTLLFKCNRTAPISKAPAWLHWGQLQWQLGRPAAARRCWHTSLRLAHEFQMAYEAAMAHFELARHVPPDDTIARSERSQHQAQAIELFAHMGSTYQLHQAQALG; this is encoded by the coding sequence ATGGACATGCTGAGTACGTTCATCCCGATCGATCGCCGCCTGGTATTGCACCGTGGCGCAAGCCTGCCTGATCGCACGACTGGCGCGGTTCTGTTCGCCGATATCTCGGGGTTTACACCGCTCACCGCCGCCTTAACCCAAGAGCTAGGGCCCGAGCGCGGCGCCGAAGAGCTCAGCCGGCAGCTAAACCGGATCTATAGCGCGCTGATCGCCGAAGTTGAGCAGTATGGTGGAAGTGTGATCAGCTTCAGCGGCGATGCGATCACCTGCTGGTTCGATGCCGCCATGTCGGGCGCGGCCACGCAGCATGCCACGGCGTGCGGGTTGAATCTGCAGCGTATTATAAAACAGTTTGGCGCAAGCACCGCCAGCCGCGCCGGCGCATTAGGCATCAAGGTGATCGTCATGGCCGGGCCGGCGCGCCGCTTCCTGGTGGGCCACCCCCGTATTCAGACGATCGATGTGCTGGCCGGGTCGCTGCTCGACCGCATGGCCGCCGCCGAGCAGCTGGCCCACACCGGCGAGGTGCTGGTTGGCGCCGAGGTGGTGGCACAGCTCGGCGCGCAGGCGCGCGTGCAGGCCTGGCGCACCAGTGGCTCCGGCACGGCTCTGGCGGTGATCGGCGCCATGGCGCAGCCGCAGCCAGCGCAACCCTGGCCGCACGTGCCCGAGCTTGGCGCCGAGATCGCGCGCGACTGGCTGCTGCCGCCGATCTACCAGCGCTTGCGGCGTGGCGAAGAGTCGTTTCTGGCCGAGCTGCGCTCGGCGCTGGCGATCTTCCTCAAATTCGAGGGGATCGATTACGATCGCGACGACGCGGCCGGCGGCAAGCTCGACATGTACATCCGCTGGGTGCAGACAACGCTGGCGCGCTTCGAGGGCTATTTGCTGCAGCTTACGGTCGGCGACAAGGGCAGCTACCTGTACATGGCCTTTGGCGCGCCGCTCGCCCACGAAGACGACCCGCAGCGCGCGATTGCGGCCGCGCTGGCGCTCCAGGCGCCACCGCCCGAGCTAGGCGAGATCAGCGGCATCCAGATCGGCATGAGCCAGGGGCTGATGCACGCCGGCACGTATGGCGCGCCAACCCGGCAGACCTACGGCGTGCTGGGCGAGCAAGTCAACATGGCTGCGCGGCTGATGAGCCAGGCCCAGCCTGGCCAGATCCTCGTGACCCGGCAGGTTGCCGCTGCCGCCGCTACAGCCTACGAGTTCGCCGACCTCGGCAGCACACAGCTGAAGGGCCAGGCCGCGCCGGTGGCGATCTTCGCGGTGGCCACACGCCGATCGCAGCACAGCCATGATCGGCGGCCCTGGCGCACACCTGGCCCGCTGGTGGGCCGCACTGCCGAGCAGGCCCGGCTGGCCGAGCAATTACGCGCGCTGCTCGACGGGCAGAGCGGCTGCGTGCTGATCGAGGGCCAGGCCGGCATCGGCAAGTCGCGCCTGGTGGCCGATCTGATCGCACAGGCGTGTAATCTGGGCATTCCCAACGCGCTCGGCACCGCCGACGCGATCGAGCAGGCCACACCCTACTACGCCTGGCGGCCGATCATCCGCCAGCTCTTTGGCCTCGAAGATGCGCTCGACACCGACGCAATGCGCGAGCACGTGCTCGCACGGCTGGCCGGCCGCCCGCAGCTGGCCGAGCGCGCACCGCTGCTGAACGCGGTGCTGCCGCTGAGCCTGCCCGAAACCAGCCTGACGCTCCAGCTGGCCGGTGAGGTGCGCAACCACAACCTGCACGAACTGCTGATCGACGTGCTGATCAACGCACCGCGCGCAACTGCCACCCAGCTGATCGTGATCGAAGACGCGCACTGGCTCGACTCGGCCTCGTGGTCGCTGCTCTGGGACGTGCTGCGAGCCGTGCCGGCGCTGCTGCTGGTGATCGTGGCGCGGCCGCTCGAGCAGGGCGCGGCGCCGGCCGTACACGAGCCTGGATTAGCCGAGGCCTATCGCCGGCTGCTGGCGCTGGCGGGCCTGCTGCGGCTGAGCCTGAGCGCGCTCACCGCCGCCGATACGCTGCAGCTGGTGTGCCAGCGGCTAGGCGCCAGCCGGCTGGCCAGCGCGGTCGCCGAGTTCATCCTGCAGCGCGCCGAGGGTCACCCGTTTTTTAGCGAAGAGCTGGCCTATGCGCTACGCGACGCCGGGCTGATCCGCGTTCGCGACGGCCAGTGCGAGGTTGCCGCCGACACAGTCGATCTTGCCACGATCGAGTTTCCGCACACGATCCAGGGTGTGATCACCAGCCGGATCGATCGCCTGAGCCACGGGCAGCAGCTGGCCCTCAAGGTCGCCAGCGTGATCGGGCGGATCTTCGGGGTTCGCCTGCTCAGCGCCATCCACCCGATCGAGCACGACCGCGCCCACGTGCAGGCGTATGTGGCGTCGCTCGAGCAGCTCGACATCACCACGTTTGAAGCCCCCGAGCCCGACCTGGCCTATATGTTCAAGCATGTCATTACCCAAGAGGTTGCGTATCACCTGCTGGTGTTTGCCCAGCGCCGCCAGCTGCACCAGGCGATTGCCGAGTGGTACGAGCGGCACTACGCCGATGATCTGAGCCCGTACTACCCGCTGCTGGCGCACCACTGGACCAAGGCCGAGGTCTACGAGCGGGCGATCGACTACCTGGAGCAGGCCGGCGAGCAGGCCTACACTGCGTATGCGAACGTCGAGGCGATCTATTTCTTCCGCGAGGCGCTGACCCTGGATGCGCGCCTCCGCCCCCACGAGCAGCGCCAGCGCCCCTCCAACCGGCGGGGCGTGTCGGCCATGCAGCTGCGCCGGGCGCGCTGGCAGCGCCAGATCGGCATCGCGCAGGTGAACCTGGGCAACCTCGCCGGCGCCGAGCCGCACCTGCGTGCCGCGTTGGCCTGGCTAGGCGACCAGCCGCCCGCAAGTGCGGCAGGCTGGCAGATCAAGCTGCTTGGCCAGCTCGCACGCCAGTGCCAGCACCGCCTGCTCGCGCCGCTGGCCAGCCCGAGCACCGAGGTGCTGATCGAATCGGCCCAGGTGTACGCCGCGCTTGGCGCCGCCGCCGCCGTGACAAACGAGCAGCTCAAGGCCATCTGTGCGCTGCTGACCGGCCTCAACCGCGCCGAGCGCAGCGGCGCCTCGCCGCAGCTCGCGCTCGCCGCCGCCGATATGGGCAATGTTGCGGGGTTTCTGGGCGCGCACCGGCTCGCGCAGGCCTACGTGCGGCTGGCCACCGGCACGATCGACCAGATCAACGACCTGCGCGCCTCGGCGATCGTATACTCGCGCATCAGCATCTACCTCGCGAACGTTGGCGAGTGGGCACGCGCCGAGCACGCACTCGAGCAGGCTCTGGCAATCGCCGAGCGGCTCGAAAACCGCCACCAGTGGCGCGAGAGCGCGGCCATCCTGAGCAACATCCATTTTCATCGCGGGGAGTTTGCCGCTTGCCTACAGCGCTGCGCCACGATCTGCGCCACGCCAACCGACACCGACGACACGCTGCTCCAGGCATGGGGGCTCAGCGGGCAGGCCAAGGCCCACCTGCGCCAGGGTGATTTTGCCCTGGCGGCGCGCTTCGCCGGCCAGACACTCGCGCTCATGGCCGAGCGCCAGCTCAGCGACCCCGGCACCCAGATCGTCGCCTACGCCGTGCTGGGGCTGGCGCAGATCTACCAGGGCCAGCTGGCGCCAGGGCAGCAGGCGGCCGGCAGCGCGCTGGCGCTGCTCCAGCAGCACCCGCATACCATCACTGGCGGCATGCTGGCCAGCGCGCTGGTCGCCGAGGCACTGCTGCTGCTGCTCGAGCGCAGCCGGCCGGCCGATCGGGCCATGTGGCAGGCGCGCGCCAGGCAGGCGGGCACGCTGCTGTTCAAATGCAACCGCACCGCCCCGATCAGCAAGGCGCCGGCGTGGCTGCATTGGGGCCAGCTCCAATGGCAGCTGGGCCGGCCGGCGGCCGCGCGGCGCTGCTGGCACACTAGCCTGCGCCTCGCGCACGAGTTTCAGATGGCCTACGAGGCGGCCATGGCCCACTTCGAACTCGCACGCCATGTGCCGCCCGATGATACAATAGCACGATCAGAGCGCTCGCAGCACCAGGCCCAGGCGATTGAGCTGTTCGCGCACATGGGCAGCACCTACCAGCTGCATCAGGCCCAGGCGCTCGGCTGA
- a CDS encoding ABC transporter permease, with amino-acid sequence MLQYIGRRILTAIPVLLGVMLVTFAMARLIPGGPCVAMLGEKARPEVCARFNHEKGFDRPIPVQLAVYARDVATGDLGTSIRFNRAVTQIIVERLPLTIELGLVALLIATLVGIPAGIISAIRRNSAIDVATMVGANVGVSMPVFWLGLMLAYVFALVFKGTPLQLPPSGRLSAGLTSVPFFQVFGVSAAKGSFQLGMLQFFANLYVFNSLITGQWAVLGDAIKHLILPSFALATIPMSIIARMTRASMLDVLGRDYVRTARAKGLANLKVIMRHAFKNALLPIATIIGLQLGAVFSGAVLTETIFGLAGVGRMLFEAITARDYPVIQGFTLVIAFGYVAVNLVVDLSYALFDPRIRLE; translated from the coding sequence ATGCTTCAGTACATCGGCCGGCGCATCCTCACCGCCATCCCAGTTCTGCTGGGAGTCATGCTTGTGACCTTCGCCATGGCCCGGCTCATCCCCGGCGGCCCGTGTGTTGCCATGCTGGGCGAAAAGGCGCGGCCGGAAGTCTGTGCGCGCTTTAATCACGAAAAGGGCTTCGATCGCCCGATCCCGGTGCAGCTGGCCGTCTATGCCCGCGATGTCGCCACCGGCGACCTGGGCACGTCGATCCGCTTCAACCGCGCCGTGACACAGATCATTGTCGAGCGGCTGCCGCTGACGATCGAGCTAGGCCTGGTGGCGCTGCTGATCGCCACGCTGGTAGGCATCCCGGCCGGGATCATCTCGGCCATCCGCCGCAACTCGGCGATCGACGTCGCCACCATGGTCGGCGCGAATGTTGGCGTGTCGATGCCGGTGTTCTGGCTCGGGCTTATGCTGGCATATGTGTTTGCGCTGGTATTCAAAGGCACGCCGCTCCAGCTACCGCCTTCGGGCCGGCTCTCGGCCGGCCTCACCTCGGTGCCGTTCTTCCAGGTGTTTGGCGTCTCGGCCGCCAAAGGCTCGTTCCAGCTTGGCATGCTCCAGTTTTTTGCGAACCTGTACGTGTTCAACTCGCTGATCACTGGCCAGTGGGCCGTGCTAGGCGATGCGATCAAACACCTGATCTTGCCGTCGTTCGCGCTGGCGACCATTCCAATGTCGATCATCGCGCGCATGACGCGGGCCAGCATGCTCGATGTGCTCGGGCGCGATTATGTGCGCACCGCGCGTGCCAAGGGGCTGGCCAACCTCAAGGTGATCATGCGGCACGCCTTCAAGAACGCACTGCTGCCGATCGCAACGATCATTGGCCTACAGCTTGGCGCGGTGTTCAGCGGTGCGGTGCTCACTGAAACGATCTTCGGGCTGGCGGGGGTTGGCCGGATGCTCTTTGAAGCGATTACGGCGCGCGATTATCCGGTGATTCAAGGCTTCACACTGGTCATTGCCTTCGGGTATGTCGCCGTGAATCTCGTGGTCGATCTCTCGTATGCGCTGTTCGATCCGCGCATCCGACTTGAGTAA
- a CDS encoding ABC transporter permease, whose product MATTSTTAPAAPGSLLLTRPPESLWRQALHAFFRQRSAIIGLAIIVLLVLLAALAPIIAPYDPEQVLIGIEDVQKRAAPCIHILGCPADQPQHIMGTDGNNRDEWSRVIYGARVSLYVGFLTVGFAIIVGVLLGASAGYIGGWIDNLIMRVLDVLLAFPALLLAIAIVSVLGPGLINAMLAIAIVSIPAYARVMRASVLSIKQEEYVQAARVIGASPLAILLQHVMPNAISPLIVQGTLGIGTAILETAALSFLGLGAQPPTPEWGSMLSAERNQLFSAPHLVFLPGLAIMINVLGFNLFGDGLRDALDPRLRRT is encoded by the coding sequence ATGGCGACAACCTCTACCACTGCGCCAGCCGCGCCCGGCTCGCTGTTGCTCACCCGCCCGCCCGAAAGCCTCTGGCGCCAGGCGCTCCACGCCTTCTTTCGCCAGCGCTCGGCCATTATTGGCCTGGCGATCATTGTGCTGCTGGTGCTGCTGGCCGCGCTGGCCCCGATCATTGCACCCTACGACCCCGAGCAGGTGCTGATTGGCATCGAGGATGTGCAGAAGCGCGCAGCGCCATGCATCCATATACTGGGATGCCCGGCCGACCAGCCACAGCATATTATGGGCACCGACGGCAATAACCGCGACGAGTGGAGCCGGGTTATCTACGGCGCGCGCGTCTCGCTGTATGTCGGGTTCCTTACCGTGGGGTTCGCGATCATTGTGGGCGTGCTGCTGGGGGCGAGCGCCGGCTATATCGGCGGCTGGATCGATAACCTGATCATGCGCGTGCTCGATGTGCTACTGGCCTTCCCGGCGCTACTGCTAGCGATTGCGATCGTCAGCGTGCTGGGGCCTGGCTTGATCAACGCCATGCTGGCGATCGCGATCGTGTCGATCCCGGCCTACGCCCGCGTGATGCGCGCCAGTGTGCTGTCGATCAAGCAGGAAGAGTATGTCCAGGCCGCGCGAGTGATTGGCGCTAGCCCGCTCGCGATTCTGCTTCAGCATGTGATGCCCAACGCGATCTCGCCGCTGATTGTTCAGGGCACTCTGGGTATTGGTACTGCCATCCTCGAGACGGCCGCACTCTCGTTTCTGGGCCTCGGCGCGCAGCCGCCAACCCCCGAGTGGGGTTCGATGCTTAGCGCTGAGCGCAACCAGCTATTCAGCGCGCCGCACCTGGTGTTCTTGCCTGGCCTGGCGATTATGATCAATGTACTGGGCTTCAACCTGTTCGGCGATGGCCTGCGCGACGCGCTCGACCCGCGCCTGCGCCGCACGTAG